A DNA window from Moorella thermoacetica contains the following coding sequences:
- the plsY gene encoding glycerol-3-phosphate 1-O-acyltransferase PlsY encodes MWLLALVVAYLIGSIPTAYVVGRYLYGFDIRRRGSGNVGATNTLRTMGTIPGLVVLGVDALKGVLAVLLGQALGGPVLVILAALMAIVGHNWSIFLEFQGGRGVATTAGALLAMAPLALFWAFLIWLAVVIFSRYISLGSIVAAAVAPFLVIYFHRPWPYVLFTFVAAALVIYRHRPNIKRLLAGTEHKLGERS; translated from the coding sequence ATGTGGCTGCTGGCCCTGGTAGTGGCCTACCTGATTGGGTCCATTCCCACCGCCTACGTTGTAGGTCGTTATTTATACGGCTTTGACATCCGGCGGCGGGGTAGCGGTAATGTCGGGGCTACCAACACCCTGCGAACCATGGGTACTATTCCCGGCCTGGTGGTCCTGGGGGTCGACGCCTTAAAGGGTGTCCTGGCTGTCTTGCTGGGGCAGGCCTTAGGCGGTCCGGTACTGGTCATCCTGGCGGCCCTGATGGCCATCGTCGGCCATAACTGGTCTATTTTTCTGGAATTCCAGGGAGGCCGGGGGGTGGCAACAACCGCCGGGGCCCTGCTGGCCATGGCCCCGCTGGCTCTCTTCTGGGCCTTTTTAATCTGGCTGGCCGTAGTAATCTTTTCCCGTTACATTTCCCTGGGGTCTATCGTAGCTGCAGCCGTAGCGCCTTTTTTAGTAATATATTTTCACCGCCCCTGGCCCTACGTCCTGTTTACCTTTGTGGCGGCAGCCCTGGTAATCTACCGTCACCGGCCAAACATTAAACGCCTGCTGGCAGGTACCGAACACAAACTGGGGGAGCGAAGCTAA
- a CDS encoding NAD(P)H-dependent glycerol-3-phosphate dehydrogenase produces the protein MKESIAVLGAGSWGTALAVLLAHKGFRVNLWARRPELATALRETGENKTYLPGVRLTGTIIPTADLPAAVKGAGLVVLSVPSHAVRSTARLLKPFLPKGTVVVNTAKGLELETKKRLSQVLVEEGLDRVAVLSGPSHAEEVGRGLPTTVVVAAADRETAEYVQDVFMDPTFRVYTNPDIIGVEFGGALKNIIALATGMADGLGLGDNTRAALMTRGMAEIARLGVALGGKVLTFAGLSGIGDLIVTCTSMYSRNRRAGILLGKGQSLEEVLDAVGMVVEGVRTTAAARELACQHGIKMPITEEIYQVLYKGKPVGDCVAALMERPRTHEVESGDW, from the coding sequence GTGAAGGAAAGTATAGCCGTTCTTGGCGCCGGCAGCTGGGGGACGGCCCTGGCCGTACTACTGGCCCATAAGGGCTTCAGGGTCAACCTCTGGGCCCGGCGGCCGGAACTGGCGACGGCTTTAAGGGAAACTGGAGAAAACAAAACCTATCTACCGGGAGTGAGATTAACTGGGACGATTATTCCCACGGCCGATCTGCCTGCGGCTGTCAAAGGCGCAGGGCTGGTGGTCTTGAGCGTACCCTCCCATGCCGTCCGTTCGACGGCCCGGCTTCTCAAACCCTTTTTGCCTAAGGGAACCGTTGTTGTCAATACAGCCAAGGGCCTGGAGTTGGAGACGAAAAAACGTTTATCCCAGGTTCTGGTTGAAGAAGGCCTGGACCGGGTAGCCGTTCTATCCGGCCCCAGTCATGCTGAGGAAGTCGGGCGTGGCCTGCCGACTACGGTTGTGGTTGCTGCTGCTGACCGGGAGACGGCCGAATATGTCCAGGACGTTTTTATGGACCCGACCTTCCGGGTCTATACCAACCCTGACATTATAGGTGTAGAATTCGGGGGAGCTTTAAAGAATATCATTGCCCTGGCCACCGGCATGGCCGACGGCCTGGGCCTGGGTGATAATACCCGGGCCGCCCTGATGACCAGGGGTATGGCGGAGATTGCCCGCCTGGGTGTCGCCCTGGGGGGCAAAGTCTTGACCTTTGCCGGTTTGAGCGGTATCGGCGATTTGATTGTAACCTGCACCTCCATGTACAGTCGCAATCGCCGCGCCGGCATCCTCCTGGGCAAGGGTCAATCCCTGGAAGAGGTCCTGGACGCGGTGGGCATGGTGGTGGAGGGTGTCCGGACCACGGCCGCGGCTCGGGAACTGGCCTGCCAGCATGGCATCAAAATGCCCATCACCGAAGAGATCTACCAGGTGCTTTATAAGGGTAAACCCGTGGGCGATTGTGTCGCCGCCCTGATGGAACGGCCCCGGACCCATGAAGTGGAGTCAGGCGACTGGTAA
- a CDS encoding DUF3189 family protein: MKVIYHCFGGSHSSVTAAAIHLGLLPRDRLPAAAELMSLPYFDARSRGEEGEIKYMGIDPYGNNVYAAGKKNLGSRFEALLYDLAAALGLPRQELLLLNTSPFVNRLMVLGGFTSRRLGMTIPGRPIVILGTRRAYFQLVEFVDQHRPLWEGNRR; encoded by the coding sequence ATGAAGGTTATCTACCATTGCTTTGGCGGTTCCCATTCCTCGGTAACGGCAGCAGCCATCCACCTGGGGCTGCTGCCCCGCGACCGGTTACCTGCGGCAGCGGAACTCATGTCCCTGCCGTATTTTGATGCCCGGAGCCGGGGGGAAGAAGGGGAAATAAAATACATGGGTATTGACCCCTACGGTAATAACGTTTATGCCGCCGGTAAAAAGAACCTGGGTAGCCGTTTCGAGGCCCTCCTTTACGACCTGGCGGCAGCCCTGGGCCTGCCCAGGCAGGAATTGCTCCTCCTCAATACCTCCCCTTTTGTAAACCGTTTAATGGTGCTGGGAGGATTTACTTCCCGTCGCCTGGGTATGACCATCCCCGGCCGGCCCATAGTCATCCTGGGCACCAGGCGTGCCTATTTCCAGCTGGTCGAATTTGTCGACCAGCATCGCCCTCTGTGGGAGGGAAACAGGAGATGA
- the spoIVA gene encoding stage IV sporulation protein A, which produces MKKRDIFRDITERTGGDIYLGVMGPVRSGKSTFITQFMEKLVLPNIKNPNDRDRARDELPQSGAGRLIMTTEPKFIPNEAVEIAIREGLKMRVRLVDCVGYTVPGALGYEDNEGPRMVRTPWFEHPVPFQEAAETGTRKVITDHATIGVVVTTDGSITEIPRQDYVDAEERVIWELKELGKPFVILLNSVHPLAEETIALAGELETTYDVPVLPVDCLNLTEDDILHIMEEALYEFPVAEVNVNLPRWVDELESEHWLRQQLENAVREAVGEVRRLRDINNAIEKLGENEYVSRVALKDMDLGTGTAHIDMGTREGLFHQILREISGLDISGDQDIVRWLRELAGIKKEWDKIAYGIQEVRNTGYGVVTPTEDEMELAEPELIKQGGRSGVRLKATAPSYHFIRADITTEVTPIIGTEKQCEDLVKYIMEEFEDNPQKIWQTNVFGKSLSDLVREGIQSKLYRMPENAQVKLQETVERIVNDGGGGLICIII; this is translated from the coding sequence GTGAAAAAACGGGACATTTTCCGGGATATAACTGAACGTACCGGTGGCGATATTTATCTGGGTGTCATGGGGCCGGTACGCAGCGGCAAATCAACCTTCATCACGCAGTTCATGGAAAAGCTGGTACTACCGAACATTAAAAACCCTAATGATCGTGACCGGGCCAGGGATGAATTGCCCCAGAGCGGCGCCGGTCGCCTGATAATGACTACGGAGCCCAAGTTTATCCCCAATGAAGCGGTAGAAATCGCTATTCGCGAAGGGTTGAAGATGCGGGTCCGGCTGGTTGATTGCGTTGGCTACACCGTACCGGGGGCCCTGGGCTATGAGGATAATGAAGGTCCCCGGATGGTGCGGACGCCATGGTTTGAACACCCGGTACCCTTTCAGGAGGCAGCCGAAACCGGGACTCGCAAGGTCATTACCGACCACGCTACTATCGGCGTTGTCGTAACCACCGACGGCAGTATTACTGAAATACCGCGGCAGGATTATGTTGATGCCGAAGAAAGGGTTATCTGGGAACTCAAGGAACTGGGCAAACCCTTTGTCATTCTGCTCAATTCGGTTCACCCCCTGGCGGAAGAGACCATAGCCCTGGCCGGTGAGCTGGAAACAACCTACGACGTACCGGTACTCCCGGTGGACTGCCTGAACTTAACGGAAGATGACATCCTGCATATCATGGAAGAAGCCCTTTACGAATTCCCGGTGGCCGAGGTCAATGTCAACTTACCGCGCTGGGTGGACGAACTAGAAAGCGAACACTGGCTGCGACAGCAGCTGGAGAATGCCGTCCGGGAGGCGGTGGGTGAAGTCCGGCGCCTGCGGGATATCAACAACGCCATTGAAAAGCTCGGGGAGAATGAATATGTCTCCCGGGTCGCCTTGAAGGATATGGACCTGGGAACAGGCACGGCCCATATCGATATGGGCACCCGTGAGGGCCTTTTCCATCAGATTTTGCGGGAAATCAGCGGCCTGGACATCAGCGGTGATCAGGATATCGTCCGCTGGCTCCGGGAACTGGCCGGCATCAAGAAAGAGTGGGATAAGATCGCCTACGGTATCCAGGAGGTCCGCAATACCGGTTATGGTGTAGTGACGCCCACTGAAGATGAGATGGAACTGGCTGAACCAGAGCTTATCAAACAGGGCGGCCGCTCCGGGGTACGGCTCAAGGCCACGGCGCCGTCCTACCACTTCATCCGCGCCGACATCACCACCGAGGTGACGCCCATCATCGGCACCGAGAAGCAGTGCGAGGATCTGGTTAAGTATATCATGGAAGAGTTCGAGGATAACCCCCAGAAGATATGGCAGACCAACGTCTTTGGCAAATCCTTGAGCGACCTGGTCCGGGAGGGCATCCAGAGCAAGCTCTACCGCATGCCGGAAAACGCCCAGGTCAAACTCCAGGAGACGGTGGAGCGCATAGTCAATGACGGTGGCGGCGGGCTGATCTGCATTATAATTTAG
- a CDS encoding cobalamin B12-binding domain-containing protein codes for MLTDTLSKAMAELEEEQVLAQVKERLGGGVAPLEIVKTLQEGMVEVGNRFQSGEYFLSELIMAGEIMKGAMDILEPHLGGESGEHKGTIVIGTVKGDIHDLGKNIVIMLLKGAGYKVVDLGVDVPKEKFVEALQETKAPLVGMSVLLTSCQEAMKETIEAIRGAGLDTRVVIGGNYIDETVKNYVGADYYATTATDGVKVAAEVFGA; via the coding sequence ATGCTGACAGACACTTTATCAAAGGCAATGGCAGAACTAGAAGAAGAACAGGTACTCGCGCAGGTAAAAGAACGCCTGGGAGGGGGAGTCGCGCCCCTGGAGATTGTCAAAACCCTCCAGGAAGGCATGGTAGAAGTAGGCAACCGGTTTCAGTCGGGCGAGTATTTTCTGAGCGAATTAATAATGGCAGGCGAGATAATGAAGGGCGCCATGGATATTTTAGAACCACACCTGGGGGGAGAAAGTGGAGAACACAAAGGAACCATAGTGATCGGCACAGTGAAGGGAGATATCCACGACCTGGGCAAGAATATAGTCATCATGCTGCTAAAAGGGGCGGGGTATAAAGTAGTCGACCTGGGAGTGGATGTACCGAAGGAGAAGTTTGTTGAAGCCCTGCAGGAAACGAAGGCGCCCCTGGTAGGCATGAGCGTGCTCTTAACCAGTTGCCAGGAGGCGATGAAAGAAACCATCGAAGCGATCCGGGGTGCAGGTCTGGATACGAGGGTGGTTATTGGAGGCAACTATATAGACGAAACCGTGAAGAATTATGTAGGAGCGGACTATTATGCCACCACGGCCACCGATGGAGTAAAAGTGGCGGCGGAAGTGTTCGGAGCATAG
- a CDS encoding DUF512 domain-containing protein, with protein MPTKRGRIIAVRPDSIAAELGINPGDEVVAINGEPVPDLIAYRYLCADENLQVEIKKADGETWLLDIEKDYGEDLGLEFSGPTFDGLRHCANKCLFCFVDQMPAGLRPGLYIKDDDYRYSFLHGNFITLTNLKPGDWDYILRWHLSPLYISVHTTNPELRRHILGNPRAGAIMDQLGRLAAGGIQMHTQIVLCPGLNDGPELERTVKDLSRLFPAVQSIAVVPVGLTAEREGLFPLRRVTPGEAREIVTRIEEWQSSFRQSFGRGLVYGADELYLLAGIPLPAAAYYDDFPQTENGIGITRLFLDEYEVAVKKIPRALTGPRRVVVATGVLIAPLLTRLVQRLVAGVTNLEARVVAVPNRFFGPKVTVAGLLTGQDLLAELGEAASWAREKKGLVILPDVMLKSDAPVFLDDRTPAMLARELGVRVEIIPATGEGLVAGILEV; from the coding sequence TTGCCCACTAAGAGGGGCCGGATAATTGCCGTCCGGCCGGATAGTATTGCCGCTGAGCTAGGAATTAACCCGGGCGATGAGGTGGTAGCCATCAATGGAGAACCTGTGCCCGACCTCATTGCCTACCGTTACCTCTGTGCCGATGAAAACCTCCAGGTTGAAATAAAAAAGGCTGATGGCGAGACCTGGCTGCTGGATATTGAAAAGGATTACGGCGAAGACCTGGGACTGGAGTTTTCCGGTCCAACATTTGACGGCCTACGCCACTGCGCCAACAAATGCCTCTTCTGCTTCGTCGATCAAATGCCCGCCGGCCTGCGGCCGGGCCTTTATATCAAAGACGACGATTACCGCTATTCCTTCTTACACGGTAATTTTATCACCCTTACCAACCTGAAACCAGGGGACTGGGATTATATCCTGCGCTGGCACCTCAGCCCCCTCTATATATCCGTCCATACCACCAATCCGGAACTGCGGCGGCATATCCTGGGCAACCCTCGGGCTGGAGCCATCATGGACCAGCTTGGTCGCCTGGCCGCAGGCGGTATCCAGATGCATACCCAGATTGTCCTCTGCCCGGGGCTGAACGACGGCCCGGAGCTGGAGCGCACGGTCAAGGACTTAAGCCGGCTTTTCCCGGCGGTACAGTCCATCGCCGTGGTTCCGGTGGGCCTGACTGCAGAGCGAGAAGGGCTATTTCCTTTGAGGCGGGTAACCCCGGGCGAGGCCAGGGAAATAGTGACCCGAATAGAGGAATGGCAGTCCAGCTTCCGGCAAAGCTTTGGCCGGGGCCTGGTCTACGGGGCCGATGAACTCTACCTCCTGGCAGGGATACCCCTGCCTGCGGCGGCTTATTATGACGATTTTCCCCAGACAGAGAACGGCATCGGTATCACCCGCCTCTTTCTGGATGAGTATGAAGTCGCGGTCAAGAAAATCCCGCGGGCCCTGACCGGGCCGCGCCGGGTAGTCGTCGCCACCGGGGTCCTGATAGCTCCTCTCCTGACCAGGCTGGTTCAACGGCTGGTAGCGGGGGTCACCAACCTGGAGGCCAGGGTGGTTGCGGTACCCAATCGTTTCTTCGGGCCAAAGGTGACTGTAGCCGGGCTCCTCACCGGCCAGGATCTACTGGCCGAACTGGGGGAGGCCGCCTCCTGGGCCCGGGAAAAGAAGGGCCTGGTTATCCTACCGGACGTTATGTTGAAAAGCGATGCACCGGTTTTCCTGGACGACCGGACGCCAGCAATGCTTGCCAGGGAATTAGGAGTACGGGTAGAGATTATCCCGGCTACAGGGGAAGGACTGGTAGCGGGGATATTAGAGGTATAG
- a CDS encoding methyltetrahydrofolate cobalamin methyltransferase, whose product MLIIGEKLNSAIPSVRQIINDKNAAAVQDLARRQAEAGADYLDLNTAHCDEVADMEWLVHTVQEVTDVPLCIDSTAGEAIKKGLETVKGDKSKVIINSISMEKKRLEEVLPLVLEYQCPVIGLTVDDNGIPKTAEERIKITEGLIETLSRKNYDLSNLYIDPLVLPLAVNHTNAVMFFQCLREIKRLFKVKTVSGLSNISFNMPKRKLINRYFLTICMASGMDAAILDPLDGKIMTAVTTTDLLLGNDRFGKNFLKAYRKDLLAD is encoded by the coding sequence ATGTTAATCATCGGTGAAAAACTAAATAGCGCGATCCCCAGTGTCCGTCAAATCATTAATGACAAAAACGCCGCGGCCGTGCAGGACCTGGCCCGCAGGCAGGCGGAAGCGGGAGCAGATTACCTGGATCTAAATACCGCCCACTGTGACGAAGTGGCCGATATGGAGTGGCTTGTGCATACAGTGCAAGAAGTAACTGATGTACCTTTATGCATTGATAGCACAGCAGGGGAGGCAATAAAAAAGGGTCTGGAGACCGTCAAGGGCGATAAGAGCAAGGTGATAATCAACTCCATATCCATGGAAAAAAAGCGGCTGGAAGAAGTATTGCCACTTGTACTCGAATACCAGTGCCCGGTAATCGGCCTGACGGTTGACGACAATGGTATCCCGAAAACGGCTGAAGAAAGGATCAAGATAACTGAGGGACTGATAGAGACCCTGAGCAGGAAGAATTATGATTTGAGCAACCTGTATATCGATCCGCTGGTTCTCCCCCTGGCCGTAAACCACACCAACGCGGTGATGTTTTTCCAGTGCCTGAGGGAAATCAAGAGGTTATTTAAAGTGAAGACAGTATCCGGTTTAAGCAACATCTCGTTTAACATGCCGAAGAGGAAGCTCATCAACCGTTACTTCCTGACAATATGTATGGCGAGCGGCATGGACGCGGCCATTCTCGATCCCTTGGATGGAAAAATCATGACTGCAGTCACCACCACCGATTTACTGCTGGGTAACGACCGTTTCGGCAAGAACTTTTTAAAGGCATATCGTAAAGATTTGTTAGCGGATTAA
- a CDS encoding DUF3189 family protein, translating into MMVIYACFSGTHAGVIAAALHLGWLTPAYLPDWRQLKKLPHFDAPEGQGSLRYLGRDSAGTSVYTAAVGHDGETARRAVATFLRIMGREQGEIIWVDVSRRVSLLWRLGGFCRRYPHLAAPGRWLLCWSLRRDYPTMVALAKESRRRVTGDPGSPALAPMIRTRFQAKT; encoded by the coding sequence ATGATGGTCATTTACGCCTGTTTTAGCGGCACCCATGCCGGGGTGATTGCTGCTGCCCTACACCTGGGCTGGCTTACCCCGGCCTATTTACCTGACTGGAGGCAATTAAAAAAGCTCCCCCATTTTGATGCCCCTGAAGGTCAGGGTAGCCTGCGCTACCTGGGCCGTGACAGTGCCGGCACGTCTGTATATACGGCAGCCGTGGGCCACGACGGCGAGACGGCCCGGCGGGCGGTGGCGACTTTCCTTAGGATCATGGGCCGGGAACAGGGGGAAATAATATGGGTGGACGTATCCCGCCGGGTTTCGCTGCTATGGCGCCTGGGCGGCTTCTGCCGACGCTACCCCCACCTGGCAGCACCGGGCCGCTGGTTATTATGCTGGAGTCTCAGGCGTGATTACCCCACCATGGTTGCCCTGGCAAAAGAATCCAGACGGCGAGTTACCGGGGACCCAGGCAGCCCGGCTCTGGCACCCATGATTAGGACCCGGTTCCAGGCAAAAACTTGA
- a CDS encoding MFS transporter produces MKEVSKPLLSPYRWVILIVMWFAIFVGVVTQFQVAALAYKIIPLFKLNSRQFAMIFSAPMLSAVFLSLVAGALADKFGVKAIVSSGFVFSILGVFFRYSAHDFKELFILMFLSGISSAVLNANASKLLGAWFPKEQMGTAMGIYFSASYTGMGIALATSALFPTIKSAFLTAGFLMTGVWILWMAFIKAKPEGAPDLPFMPVTRYIGVAARSRNVWMVGVVMMFFMGATIAFSGFLPNALHEVRGLNPIEAGLIASIVTFTNIIGSIIGPVISDYTGKIKPFLAPVALLAAFVMYTSWLVLPGVSMWALLALTGILTGIIAPLLMAFPMLLPEIGPVYAGSAGGIIATLQLIGAFFIPSFIIAPLAGQNYNMLFALSSFCMLISGAVTLFLPELGFKARKDTKDS; encoded by the coding sequence GTGAAAGAAGTTTCTAAGCCATTGTTATCTCCATATCGATGGGTAATTCTAATTGTAATGTGGTTTGCTATATTTGTCGGGGTCGTCACTCAGTTTCAGGTCGCTGCCCTGGCATATAAGATTATTCCGCTTTTCAAGCTTAACTCAAGGCAATTTGCCATGATCTTTTCAGCTCCCATGTTATCAGCAGTATTTCTTAGTCTTGTGGCAGGAGCATTGGCAGATAAATTTGGTGTGAAGGCAATCGTCTCCAGCGGGTTTGTTTTTTCCATATTAGGAGTCTTTTTCCGGTATTCAGCTCATGATTTTAAGGAATTGTTTATTTTAATGTTCTTATCGGGCATTAGTTCAGCTGTCTTGAACGCCAATGCCTCCAAACTGCTTGGCGCATGGTTTCCTAAAGAGCAAATGGGAACCGCTATGGGAATTTATTTTTCGGCTAGTTATACCGGGATGGGTATCGCTTTAGCCACCTCTGCCTTGTTTCCAACAATTAAAAGCGCTTTTCTCACTGCAGGTTTCCTCATGACAGGCGTATGGATTTTATGGATGGCGTTTATAAAGGCCAAGCCAGAGGGGGCACCTGATTTGCCGTTCATGCCTGTTACAAGGTATATTGGTGTAGCTGCTAGAAGCAGGAACGTGTGGATGGTCGGCGTAGTAATGATGTTTTTTATGGGTGCAACCATAGCATTTTCTGGCTTTCTCCCCAATGCCCTCCATGAGGTGCGGGGATTGAACCCGATAGAAGCCGGCTTGATAGCCTCTATTGTTACATTTACAAATATTATTGGCAGTATTATAGGCCCGGTAATCTCCGACTATACTGGTAAGATCAAGCCATTCCTGGCACCTGTGGCTTTGTTGGCAGCTTTTGTTATGTACACTTCCTGGCTTGTGCTTCCAGGAGTGAGTATGTGGGCATTGCTTGCCCTTACCGGAATCTTGACGGGCATCATCGCACCGTTACTTATGGCATTCCCCATGTTACTACCCGAAATAGGCCCTGTATATGCCGGAAGCGCCGGAGGAATCATCGCTACCCTCCAACTTATCGGTGCATTTTTCATTCCATCTTTTATTATCGCCCCTTTAGCAGGCCAGAATTATAACATGTTATTTGCTTTGAGTAGTTTTTGTATGTTAATTTCTGGCGCTGTGACTTTATTTCTTCCGGAACTAGGCTTTAAAGCCCGGAAGGATACAAAAGATAGCTAA
- a CDS encoding uroporphyrinogen decarboxylase family protein → MSDKEKLYQERFNRYATAMECGKPDKVPVVFPLGEWVVRYTDSTIQEAYYDFDKETEIICNIIKDLDFDIMYGSLLLWWPPMFDALGSKYYKFPGLRLEANVGYQYVEEEYMKPEDYDDFIANPTAWLATKFLPRISEEFAEPGSYRATVALIKSAAGFAMANANAAIKGEKLAKEYGIVPYVTGMTKAPFDTLGDALRGMKGILLDLRRRPDKVLAACEAIVPHNIAYARITAAGDTSLPVFAPLHRGAYPFLSMEQWEKFYWPSWKAVIEGLWAQGKRTFFFAEGDWTPYLEKIAELPEKSIVFIIDNTDAKKAKKILGGKFCLWGGVPTTLLTYGTPAQVKDCVKQAIDELACDGGFVLAPGGVVLGDAKRENILAMLEAAREYGVY, encoded by the coding sequence ATGAGCGATAAGGAAAAGCTTTATCAAGAGAGATTTAATCGTTACGCTACCGCCATGGAATGCGGTAAGCCCGACAAGGTTCCGGTTGTTTTTCCACTGGGCGAATGGGTGGTTAGGTACACAGATAGCACTATTCAAGAAGCATATTATGATTTCGATAAAGAAACAGAAATTATCTGCAATATTATTAAAGATCTTGATTTTGATATAATGTATGGCTCCCTCCTATTATGGTGGCCACCCATGTTTGATGCCCTTGGCTCCAAATACTATAAGTTCCCCGGCCTCAGACTGGAAGCGAACGTAGGTTATCAGTATGTAGAAGAAGAGTACATGAAACCCGAAGACTATGACGATTTTATCGCCAATCCTACCGCATGGCTGGCTACTAAATTTTTACCCCGTATCAGTGAGGAGTTTGCCGAACCGGGGTCATACCGGGCTACGGTGGCATTAATTAAGAGCGCCGCGGGATTTGCCATGGCCAATGCCAACGCGGCTATAAAAGGTGAAAAATTGGCAAAAGAATATGGTATAGTACCTTATGTGACGGGAATGACCAAAGCCCCGTTTGATACTCTGGGGGATGCCTTGCGGGGGATGAAAGGGATCTTGCTGGACCTTCGTCGGCGGCCCGACAAGGTTTTAGCCGCCTGCGAGGCGATCGTACCCCATAATATCGCCTATGCCAGGATTACCGCAGCAGGCGATACATCTCTGCCTGTGTTTGCCCCCCTTCATCGCGGGGCGTACCCGTTCCTGAGCATGGAACAGTGGGAAAAATTCTACTGGCCGTCCTGGAAAGCGGTTATCGAGGGCCTCTGGGCGCAGGGGAAGAGGACCTTTTTCTTCGCCGAAGGAGACTGGACGCCGTACCTGGAGAAGATAGCCGAGCTGCCCGAAAAAAGTATCGTCTTTATCATTGATAATACTGATGCCAAAAAAGCGAAGAAAATTCTCGGCGGTAAGTTCTGCCTGTGGGGTGGCGTTCCCACTACGCTTCTGACTTACGGTACGCCGGCACAAGTGAAGGATTGTGTGAAGCAGGCTATTGATGAACTGGCCTGTGACGGTGGCTTTGTCCTTGCACCGGGCGGGGTCGTTCTGGGTGATGCTAAGCGGGAAAACATCCTGGCGATGCTCGAAGCAGCAAGAGAATACGGGGTTTACTAA
- the der gene encoding ribosome biogenesis GTPase Der, translating into MPKPIVAIIGRPNVGKSTLFNRITGGRVAIVEDTPGVTRDRLYRDAEWCGRQFTLVDTGGIATHQDDPLVARVRSQAEQALKEADVIIFLVDSRTGITADDEEIAALLRRSDRPVILVANKVEDFSDPTVTHEFYRLGLGDPVPISAAHGLNTGDLLDRVVELLPAVPAGEEGDALKVAIVGRPNVGKSSLVNRLLGEERVIVSDLPGTTRDAVDTYIRRGEREYILIDTAGMRRKSRITVPTERYSVLRALRAVERADVVLVILDGTEGVTEQDKKIAGYGHEKGKATIIVVNKWDLVPKDERTMDHYREAVRQELSFMAYAPVLFISALTGQRVDQVLMTIDAVGEAANRRVATGTLNAVVREAVLLTPPPSVKGQEVKIYYATQVKVKPPTFVFFTNRPEGVHFSYQRYLENQLRQAFGFEGTPIRLIFRRGRER; encoded by the coding sequence TTGCCTAAACCAATAGTTGCCATCATCGGTCGACCTAATGTTGGCAAATCAACCCTTTTTAACCGTATCACCGGCGGGCGGGTGGCCATCGTCGAGGATACTCCCGGGGTTACAAGGGACCGCCTGTACCGGGACGCCGAGTGGTGCGGTCGCCAGTTCACCTTGGTAGATACCGGAGGTATTGCCACCCACCAGGATGACCCCCTGGTGGCCAGGGTCAGGAGCCAGGCCGAACAGGCCCTCAAGGAAGCTGACGTAATCATCTTCCTGGTAGACAGCCGGACGGGAATCACGGCTGATGATGAGGAGATAGCCGCTCTTTTACGCCGTTCTGACCGGCCGGTGATCCTGGTAGCCAATAAAGTCGAAGACTTCAGTGACCCCACTGTGACCCATGAGTTTTACCGGTTGGGATTGGGTGACCCTGTGCCCATCTCAGCAGCCCACGGTTTGAATACCGGCGACCTCCTGGACAGGGTGGTGGAGCTTTTGCCGGCAGTACCCGCCGGCGAAGAAGGGGACGCCTTGAAGGTAGCCATAGTAGGGAGGCCGAACGTGGGCAAGTCCTCCCTGGTAAATCGCCTGCTGGGAGAAGAACGGGTGATTGTCAGCGACCTGCCAGGAACTACCCGGGACGCCGTTGATACATACATTCGCCGTGGCGAAAGGGAATACATCCTCATCGACACTGCCGGTATGAGACGTAAGAGCCGGATTACCGTACCCACCGAGCGTTACAGTGTCCTGCGAGCCCTGAGGGCCGTGGAACGGGCCGATGTCGTCCTGGTGATCCTGGACGGTACCGAGGGCGTGACGGAACAGGATAAAAAGATTGCCGGTTATGGGCACGAAAAGGGCAAGGCGACTATAATAGTAGTAAACAAGTGGGATCTGGTGCCCAAAGATGAACGGACCATGGACCATTACCGGGAAGCCGTCCGGCAGGAGCTCAGCTTTATGGCCTACGCCCCGGTATTATTTATCTCCGCCCTGACAGGTCAACGGGTAGACCAGGTCCTGATGACCATCGACGCCGTTGGCGAAGCGGCCAACCGGCGCGTTGCTACCGGAACATTGAATGCTGTCGTCCGGGAGGCGGTGCTGCTGACGCCGCCACCTTCGGTGAAAGGGCAGGAGGTCAAGATCTATTACGCTACCCAGGTTAAGGTTAAGCCGCCGACCTTTGTCTTCTTTACTAATCGCCCCGAAGGCGTCCATTTCTCTTACCAGCGCTACCTGGAAAACCAGTTGCGACAGGCCTTCGGTTTTGAAGGTACACCAATCCGTTTGATTTTCCGGCGCGGCAGGGAACGTTAA